The DNA segment TACGTCAGCCCGTCGTACAGCGTGAAGGCCAATTCCTGAACGGCGGTCGAGCCGGCCTCTCGGATATGGTAGCCGCTGATGCTGATCGGGTGAAACTGGGGGAGCTCCTCGGCGCAGAAACGGATCGTGTCGTTGATCAGTTTTAGTGACGGCGTCGGCGGACAGATCCATTCTTTCTGGGCGATGTATTCTTTCAGGATGTCGTTCTGAAGCGTGCCGCGCAACTTTTTTCGGGAGACGCCCTGTCCATCCCCGACGACGGCGTACATCGCGAGCAGGACGACGGCCGGGCCGTTGATCGTCATCGAAGTGCTCGCCCGGTCGAGCGGAATTCCCCGGAACAGGGTCTTCATGTCCTCCAGGCTGTCGATCGCGACCCCGCAGCGGCCCACTTCCCCCTTGGATCTGGGATGGTCCGAGTCGTACCCCATCAGCGTCGGCATGTCGAAGGCCACGGAGAGCCCCGTCGTCCCCTGGCCGAGCAGGTAGTGGTACCGCTGGTTCGTGTCCTCCGCCGTCCCGAACCCGGAGAACTGGCGCATCGTCCAGAGCCTTCGGCGGTACATCGTCGGATGAATTCCGCGAGTGTATGGAAATTTTCCCGGGAGGCCCGGATCGGTCGGGCCGCTCCGGTCCTTACGGGAGCGACGGACGGACCCGGCCGTGTAAAGCGGGTCGATTTCCAGGTTGGAGAGGTTTTTAAATTTCAAACCGCCGGGCCTCATCGCTCGACCATCATCGCGACGGCCTCGCCGCCGCCGATGCACAGCGAGGCGATGCCGCGGCGCCTGTCCAGGTCGTTCATCAAATAGAGCAGCGTCGTGAGGATGCGCGCGCCGCTGGCCCCGATGGGGTGGCCCAGTGCGATCGCGCCCCCGCGGAGGTTCACCTTTTCCTCGGGAAGCTTCAGGTTCCGGATCACGGCCAGCGCCGTGGCCGCAAAGGCCTCGTGGATTTCGAAGAGGTCGACCCGACGGATCGGGATCCGGGTCCGGTCGAGCAAGGTCCGGATCGCCTTAACCGGCGCGATCGAAAACCATTCGGGCGCGGTGGAGGCCTCCGCCGATCCGACGATTGTCGCGAGCGGTTTGAGATTCAATTGCCGGGCCTTTCGCGCCGACATCACGACGACGGCCGCCGC comes from the Nitrospiria bacterium genome and includes:
- a CDS encoding methylmalonyl-CoA mutase family protein, encoding MRPGGLKFKNLSNLEIDPLYTAGSVRRSRKDRSGPTDPGLPGKFPYTRGIHPTMYRRRLWTMRQFSGFGTAEDTNQRYHYLLGQGTTGLSVAFDMPTLMGYDSDHPRSKGEVGRCGVAIDSLEDMKTLFRGIPLDRASTSMTINGPAVVLLAMYAVVGDGQGVSRKKLRGTLQNDILKEYIAQKEWICPPTPSLKLINDTIRFCAEELPQFHPISISGYHIREAGSTAVQELAFTLYDGLT